In Columba livia isolate bColLiv1 breed racing homer chromosome Z, bColLiv1.pat.W.v2, whole genome shotgun sequence, one DNA window encodes the following:
- the LOC110365784 gene encoding uncharacterized protein LOC110365784, which produces MTLGTVHTLSLSLQNSKLRPLIIASTETSVFHMPPEGIFVFPQFVYKDETSEKELAAKTAQRACPGEHLIPRGHLSPGRTSGLGVPGEKRRKAGRAAGATSNQGSRAAKCKGVTATECPEVRLPPLDPQMGASVARRPSEIPPVRWPDLSLRFPCPKGTGQDRAKAQPGWERGKRNGEEMSRYHPWAEQRRTPAPWLRTPWPDPQPPRARQVLPYLDLSRSRQEWRMTLELNKLWTPLPKQLLCEAKNMELHDPRGKHAARPAARGLCVQHGRVTPRRPAPQH; this is translated from the exons ATGACCTTGGGCACAGTCCATACCCTGTCTCTGTCCTTGCAGAATTCAAAGCTGAGACCTCTGATCATCGCCAGCACGGAAACTTCAGTTTTCCATATGCCACCTGAGGGGATCTTTGTGTTCCCACA GTTTGTGTACAAAGATGAGACATCTGAAAAAGAACTGGCTGCAAAGACTGCCCAGCGAG CTTGTCCTGGTGAGCACCTCATTCCCCGAGGACATCTGTCTCCCGGCCGGACGAGTGGCCTTGGTGTCCctggagaaaaaaggagaaaagcagggagggcagcagggGCCACGAG CAACCAAGGCAGCCGAGCAGCGAAATGCAAGGGTGTCACAGCAACAGAGTGTCCTGAAGTCAGGCTACCACCTCTGGACCCTCAGATGGGAGCATCAGTG GCAAGGCGGCCATCTGAGATACCCCCAGTGCGTTGGCCAGACTTGTCCCTGCGCTTCCCCTGCCCTAAAGGCACCGGGCAGGACAGGGCCAAAGCCCAGCCAGGATGGGAGAGGGGCAAGAGGAATGGGGAGGAGATGTCGCGCTACCATccctgggcagagcagcggAGGACACCGGCCCCTTGGCTGCGAACACCATGGCCAGA CCCCCAGCCACCACGAGCAAGGCAGGTCCTGCCATACCTGGATCTGTCCAGATCCCGCCAGGAGTGGAGGATGACTCTGGAGCTCAACAAGCTGTGGACACCgctcccaaagcagctcctCTG TGAAGCGAAGAATATGGAGCTCCATGACCCCAGAGGAAAGCATGCAGCCCGTCCAGCAGCACGTGGGCTGTGTGTGCAGCACGGCCGGGTCACACCGCGCAGACCTGCACCACAGCACTGA
- the LOC135577361 gene encoding coiled-coil domain-containing protein 81-like encodes MEWFSSATLHALSPRLAEFTRDEVAKIWDSVSESYHQELLLNKTVRLTGLGTICLREEDFCDENKVYFKVRRPMFHLDEPVWVWNKLRYGTSSWPEELKVSELIYAEAALRLHMPKKKVLKCLEATMIVIAWALTEGKDFDVVFKNLGILVCRGKTVIMRFFEDLLRDVDKTGVLVNNFLQVSFSCSQCSL; translated from the exons atgGAGTGGTTCTCCTCTGCCACCCTCCACGCGCTCTCTCCACGCCTGGCCGAGTTCACCAGGGATG AGGTGGCAAAGATTTGGGACAGTGTGTCAGAGAGCTATCaccaagagctgctgctgaacaaG ACTGTCAGGCTAACAGGCTTGGGCACCATCTGCCTCAGGGAAGAGGACTTTTGTGATGAGAACAAGGTCTATTTCAAAGTCCGGAGACCCATGTTCCACCTGGATGAGCCAGTTTGGGTGTGGAACAAGCTCCGCTATGGGACCAGCTCATGGCCTG AGGAGTTAAAAGTTTCAGAGCTGATCTATGCCGAGGCTGCCCTTCGCCTCCACATGCCCAAGAAAAAGGTCTTGAAGTGCCTTGAGGCCACCATGATAGTCATTGCGTGGGCCTTGACCGAAGGCAAGGACTTCGATGTTGTCTTCAAGAACTTGGGCATCCTGGTGTGCCGAGGAAAGACAGTGATCATGAGGTTCTTTGAAGACCTGCTCCGAGATGTGGACAAGACCGGGGTCCTGGTGAACAATTTTCTCCAAGTGAGTTTCTCATGTTCTCAGTGCTCCCTCTAA
- the LOC135577364 gene encoding uncharacterized protein LOC135577364, which produces MERLLRFLRRRTARGAPPTPRSRHGDKLQPQVRDELWLREAANQSNSAGPQAQDARAPKPTAGSGSSSFCRVHGRCHASESAEMKQFIRDLEQQLIMEMNPAEALEANRRLQEDLNRAERKAARLEMEVNLLKKNIGRKTTALKTTTEELRRAQQQFEQSQALCIQVDQERKDAIQRAEGLQEQVAQLQDENLWLRQQLGDAQNKAAQELMREMERPEETPLAAGTQQHDRLKQENPHLPEDLDKVKAKVCELSSQMELHSQLSLQLKATIQGLQELVALLAHGLATPGGAHSPTALHGKRCEQPREEQLESKSRDLDPSVQRSQSLWDLSRSAQPGLSARASVMPAEASAQSPQEPRRRLFHREAKTLGQSRGRSGSPSGSGTAEHGAGSAGDPPQVSPAPLPNADEVQDPPASATHFDLDDLEEELLELLESGH; this is translated from the exons ATGGAAAGGCTCTTGCGGTTCCTGCGGCGCAGGACGGCGCGGGGGGCGCCCCCAACCCCCAGGAGCAGACATGGCGACAAGCTCCAGCCGCAGGTTCGCGACGAGCTGTGGCTGCGAGAAGCCGCCAACCAGAGCAACAGCGCTGGGCCGCAG GCACAAGATGCCAGAGCCCCAAAACCGACGGCGGGTTCAGGTTCATCCTCTTTCTGCCGAGTCCATGGAAGGTGTCATGCATCAGAAagtgctgaaatgaagcagttTATCAGAGACCTGGAGCAACAGCTCATCATGGAAATGAACCCGGCTGAGGCGCTGGAAGCCAACAGGCGCTTGCAGGAGGATTTAAACAGAGCCGAAAGAAAAGCTGCTCGGCTGGAAATGGAAGTGAacctactgaaaaaaaacattggGAGAAAGACAACGGCattaaaaaccacaacagaagaACTACGCCGGGCCCAGCAGCAGTTTGAGCAGTCACAGGCTCTTTGTATCCAGGTGGATCAGGAGAGGAaagatgccatccagagggcaGAAGGGCTGCAGGAACAAGTGGCCCAGCTGCAAGATGAAAACCTTTGGCTCCGTCAGCAGCTGGGGGACGCACAGAACAAGGCCGCCCAAGAACTAATG AGAGAAATGGAGCGGCCAGAGGAAACGCCactggcagctgggacacagcaacaTGATCGGCTGAAGCAAGAGAACCCCCACTTGCCAGAGGACTTGGACAAGGTCAAGGCCAAG GTGTGTGAACTCTCGTCACAGATGGAGTTGCACTCCCAACTATCTCTGCAGCTCAAAGCCACGATCCAGGGGCTGCAAGAGCTGGTGGCTCTTCTGGCACATGGCTTGGCCACTCCTGGGGGCGCTCACAGCCCAACAGCGCTTCATGGAAAACGCTGTGAGCAGCCAagggaggagcagctggagtcGAAAAGCAGAGACCTGGATCCCAGTGTGCAGAGATCACAGAGCCTGTGGGACCTGAGCCGCTCCGCACAGCCCGGCCTTTCTGCCAGGGCCAGTGTGATGCCGGCAGAAGCCTCTGCTCAGAGCCCGCAGGAGCCACGGCGCAGACTCTTCCATCGCGAGGCAAAGACTCTGGGCCAGAGCCGGGGACGGAGCGGGAGCCCGTCGGGCTCAG GCACCGCTGAACATGGAGCTGGATCTGCTGGGGATCCTCCCCAGGTatctcctgctcctctgccgAATGCAGATGAAGTCCAGGATCCCCCGGCCAGTGCAACGCACTTCGACCTCGACGATTTGGAAGAGGAATTGTTAGAACTGTTAGAAAGTGGTCATTAA
- the LOC135577365 gene encoding uncharacterized protein LOC135577365 — protein sequence MERLLRFLRRRTARGAPPTPRSRHGDKLQPQVRDELWLREAANQSNSAGPQAQDARAPKPTAGSGSSSFCRVHGRCHASESAEMKQFIRDLEQQLIMEMNPAEALEANRRLQEDLNRAERKAARLEMEVNLLKKNIGRKTTALKTTTEELRRAQQQFEQSQALCIQVDQERKDAIQRAEGLQEQVAQLQDENLWLRQQLGDAQNKAAQELMREMERPEETPLAAGTQQHDRLKQENPHLPEDLDKVKAKVCELSSQMELHSQLSLQLKATIQGLQELVALLAHGLATPGGAHSPTALHGKRCEQPREEQLESKSRDLDPSVQRSQSLWDLSRSAQPGLSARASVMPAEASAQSPQEPRRRLFHREAKTLGQSRGRSGSPSGSGTAEHGAGSAGDPPQVSPAPLPNADEVQDPPARATHFDLDDLEEELLELLESGH from the exons ATGGAAAGGCTCTTGCGGTTCCTGCGGCGCAGGACGGCGCGGGGGGCGCCCCCAACCCCCAGGAGCAGACATGGCGACAAGCTCCAGCCGCAGGTTCGCGACGAGCTGTGGCTGCGAGAAGCCGCCAACCAGAGCAACAGCGCTGGGCCGCAG GCACAAGATGCCAGAGCCCCAAAACCGACGGCGGGTTCAGGTTCATCCTCTTTCTGCCGAGTCCATGGAAGGTGTCATGCATCAGAAagtgctgaaatgaagcagttTATCAGAGACCTGGAGCAACAGCTCATCATGGAAATGAACCCGGCTGAGGCGCTGGAAGCCAACAGGCGCTTGCAGGAGGATTTAAACAGAGCCGAAAGAAAAGCTGCTCGGCTGGAAATGGAAGTGAacctactgaaaaaaaacattggGAGAAAGACAACGGCattaaaaaccacaacagaagaACTACGCCGGGCCCAGCAGCAGTTTGAGCAGTCACAGGCTCTTTGTATCCAGGTGGATCAGGAGAGGAaagatgccatccagagggcaGAAGGGCTGCAGGAACAAGTGGCCCAGCTGCAAGATGAAAACCTTTGGCTCCGTCAGCAGCTGGGGGACGCACAGAACAAGGCCGCCCAAGAACTAATG AGAGAAATGGAGCGGCCAGAGGAAACGCCactggcagctgggacacagcaacaTGATCGGCTGAAGCAAGAGAACCCCCACTTGCCAGAGGACTTGGACAAGGTCAAGGCCAAG GTGTGTGAACTCTCGTCACAGATGGAGTTGCACTCCCAACTATCTCTGCAGCTCAAAGCCACGATCCAGGGGCTGCAAGAGCTGGTGGCTCTTCTGGCACATGGCTTGGCCACTCCTGGGGGCGCTCACAGCCCAACAGCGCTTCATGGAAAACGCTGTGAGCAGCCAagggaggagcagctggagtcGAAAAGCAGAGACCTGGATCCCAGTGTGCAGAGATCACAGAGCCTGTGGGACCTGAGCCGCTCCGCACAGCCCGGCCTTTCTGCCAGGGCCAGTGTGATGCCGGCAGAAGCCTCTGCTCAGAGCCCGCAGGAGCCACGGCGCAGACTCTTCCATCGCGAGGCAAAGACTCTGGGCCAGAGCCGGGGACGGAGCGGGAGCCCGTCGGGCTCAG GCACCGCTGAACATGGAGCTGGATCTGCTGGGGATCCTCCCCAGGTatctcctgctcctctgccgAATGCAGATGAAGTCCAGGATCCCCCGGCCAGGGCAACGCACTTCGACCTCGACGATTTGGAAGAGGAATTGTTAGAACTGTTAGAAAGTGGTCATTAA
- the LOC135577439 gene encoding uncharacterized protein LOC135577439: protein MWLTWSTREVCTFVKAQDARAPKPTAGSGSSSFCRVHGRCHASESAEMKQFIRDLEQQLIMEMNPAEVLEANRRLQEDLNRAERKAARLEMEVNLLKKNIGRKTTALKTTTEELRRAQQQFEQSQALCIQVDQERKDAIQRAEGLQEQVAQLQDENLWLRQQLGDAQNKAAQELMREMERPEETPLAAGTQQHDRLKQENPHLPEDLDKVKAKVCELSSQMELHSQLSLQLKATIQGLQELVALLAHGLATPGGAHSPTALHGKRCEQPREEQLESKSRDLDPSVQRSQSLWDLSRSAQPGLSARASVMPAEASAQSPQEPRRRLFHREAKTLGQSRGRSGSPSGSGTAEHGAGSAGDPPQVSPAPLPNADEVQDPPASATHFDLDDLEEELLELLESGH from the exons GCACAAGATGCCAGAGCCCCAAAACCGACGGCGGGTTCAGGTTCATCCTCTTTCTGCCGAGTCCATGGAAGGTGTCATGCATCAGAAagtgctgaaatgaagcagttTATCAGAGACCTGGAGCAACAGCTTATCATGGAAATGAACCCGGCTGAGGTGCTGGAAGCCAACAGGCGCTTGCAGGAGGATTTAAACAGAGCCGAAAGAAAAGCTGCTCGGCTGGAAATGGAAGTGAacctactgaaaaaaaacattggGAGAAAGACAACGGCattaaaaaccacaacagaagaACTACGCCGGGCCCAGCAGCAGTTTGAGCAGTCACAGGCTCTTTGTATCCAGGTGGATCAGGAGAGGAaagatgccatccagagggcaGAAGGGCTGCAGGAACAAGTGGCCCAGCTGCAAGATGAAAACCTTTGGCTCCGTCAGCAGCTGGGGGACGCACAGAACAAGGCCGCCCAAGAACTAATG AGAGAAATGGAGCGGCCAGAGGAAACGCCactggcagctgggacacagcaacaTGATCGGCTGAAGCAAGAGAACCCCCACTTGCCAGAGGACTTGGACAAGGTCAAGGCCAAG GTGTGTGAACTCTCGTCACAGATGGAGTTGCACTCCCAACTATCTCTGCAGCTCAAAGCCACGATCCAGGGGCTGCAAGAGCTGGTGGCTCTTCTGGCACATGGCTTGGCCACTCCTGGGGGCGCTCACAGCCCAACAGCGCTTCATGGAAAACGCTGTGAGCAGCCAagggaggagcagctggagtcGAAAAGCAGAGACCTGGATCCCAGTGTGCAGAGATCACAGAGCCTGTGGGACCTGAGCCGCTCCGCACAGCCCGGCCTTTCTGCCAGGGCCAGTGTGATGCCGGCAGAAGCCTCTGCTCAGAGCCCGCAGGAGCCACGGCGCAGACTCTTCCATCGCGAGGCAAAGACTCTGGGCCAGAGCCGGGGACGGAGCGGGAGCCCGTCGGGCTCAG GCACCGCTGAACATGGAGCTGGATCTGCTGGGGATCCTCCCCAGGTatctcctgctcctctgccgAATGCAGATGAAGTCCAGGATCCCCCGGCCAGTGCAACGCACTTCGACCTCGACGATTTGGAAGAGGAATTGTTAGAACTGTTAGAAAGTGGTCATTAA